One genomic region from Armatimonadota bacterium encodes:
- a CDS encoding nuclear transport factor 2 family protein, producing MDKMKDEDLVKQKELSLLKPEIRRSRELLARLLADVFLEFGSSGGVYNKKGILENLPNCGTVYQAKNMEARTLSHDVIQTTFRTIQTKTDGTASESLRSSIWKKIDDEWQMLFHQGTLVVSEDPLPEMP from the coding sequence ATGGATAAAATGAAAGACGAAGACCTAGTAAAACAGAAAGAATTATCGCTACTTAAACCAGAAATAAGAAGGTCTCGGGAGTTGTTGGCACGTTTACTAGCAGATGTTTTTCTGGAATTTGGAAGCTCAGGTGGTGTATATAATAAAAAAGGTATTCTTGAAAATCTTCCGAATTGTGGGACTGTTTATCAGGCCAAAAATATGGAGGCAAGGACTCTATCGCACGATGTTATCCAAACAACGTTTAGGACAATCCAAACAAAAACAGACGGGACTGCCTCTGAATCGCTGAGAAGCTCTATCTGGAAAAAGATAGATGACGAATGGCAGATGCTATTTCATCAAGGGACTTTGGTTGTTTCGGAAGACCCTCTTCCCGAAATGCCTTAG